A single region of the Methylocystis echinoides genome encodes:
- the recJ gene encoding single-stranded-DNA-specific exonuclease RecJ, which translates to MPDLSAPPRAFLGVENSILGRPWRARLDAPGEATALALTQAHGLDDLLARILAGRGVGVSEAARYLDPTIRDLMPDPSTLTAMDEAVARLAHAIETGEQVAIFGDYDVDGACSSALLIDYWRATGAPEPLLHIPDRIFEGYGPNADAIRMLAAKGAKLLITVDCGTVSHEPFTVARELGLDVIVLDHHQAPEALPPAIVVNPNRQDDLSGQGGLCAAGVVFLALAALNRRLRAHGFWGDARPAPDLLAELDLVALATVADVAPLKGLNRAFVAKGLSVMRNRARPGLAALMDAARVDGPPRAFHLGFALGPRINAGGRIGDAGLGARLLTLADPIESARIARELDQLNGDRQAIEKQAVEEAIALAELLFARTNRLSCIVVEGADWHPGVVGLIAARLRERFNLPSFAIAFNGETGSGSGRSLSGVDIGKAVRRCVDAGLAIKGGGHAMAAGVTLARDRVADFAAFMNDILAEPVERVRAADALVIDAALSARGVTLDLLRRVEKAGPFGQGNPEPLFALPEQRIADAAIVGEHHIRARLRADDGASVDAIAFRCVGAPLGDALLRGRGETFHVAARLSANSFRGVERVETRLVDLARPT; encoded by the coding sequence ATGCCAGACCTCTCCGCGCCGCCGCGCGCCTTCCTCGGCGTCGAAAACTCCATTCTCGGCCGGCCCTGGCGGGCGCGGCTCGACGCCCCCGGCGAGGCGACCGCGCTGGCGCTGACGCAGGCGCATGGGCTCGACGACCTGCTCGCCCGCATCCTTGCCGGGCGGGGCGTGGGGGTGAGCGAGGCGGCGCGCTACCTCGATCCGACCATCCGCGATCTCATGCCCGACCCCTCGACCCTCACGGCGATGGACGAGGCCGTCGCGCGGCTGGCGCACGCCATCGAGACGGGCGAGCAGGTCGCCATTTTCGGCGACTACGACGTCGACGGCGCCTGTTCCTCGGCGCTGCTGATCGACTATTGGCGGGCCACCGGGGCGCCGGAGCCGCTGCTGCATATCCCCGACCGCATCTTCGAGGGCTACGGCCCCAACGCCGACGCCATCCGCATGCTCGCCGCAAAGGGCGCGAAGCTGCTCATCACCGTCGACTGCGGCACGGTCAGCCACGAGCCCTTCACTGTGGCCCGAGAGCTCGGCCTCGACGTGATCGTCCTCGACCATCATCAGGCGCCCGAGGCGCTGCCGCCGGCGATCGTCGTCAACCCGAACCGGCAGGACGATCTCTCGGGGCAGGGCGGGCTTTGCGCCGCGGGCGTGGTGTTTCTGGCGCTGGCGGCTCTCAACCGGCGTCTGCGGGCGCATGGCTTCTGGGGCGACGCCCGCCCTGCGCCCGACCTTCTTGCCGAACTCGACCTGGTGGCGCTCGCCACCGTCGCCGATGTCGCCCCGCTGAAGGGGCTCAACCGGGCCTTCGTCGCCAAGGGGCTTTCGGTGATGCGCAACCGCGCCCGGCCGGGTCTGGCGGCGCTGATGGACGCCGCCCGGGTGGATGGGCCGCCGCGCGCCTTTCACCTTGGTTTCGCGCTCGGTCCGCGCATCAACGCCGGCGGCCGCATCGGCGACGCCGGGCTCGGCGCGCGCCTGCTCACCCTTGCCGACCCGATCGAATCCGCCCGCATCGCCCGCGAACTGGACCAGCTCAACGGCGATCGCCAGGCGATCGAGAAGCAGGCGGTGGAGGAGGCGATCGCGCTGGCGGAGCTACTCTTCGCCCGCACCAATCGACTTTCCTGCATCGTCGTCGAGGGCGCGGACTGGCATCCGGGGGTCGTCGGCCTGATCGCCGCGCGCCTCAGAGAGCGGTTTAACCTTCCTTCATTTGCAATTGCTTTTAATGGAGAAACGGGTTCAGGTTCAGGTAGAAGTTTAAGCGGCGTCGATATCGGCAAGGCGGTTCGCCGCTGCGTTGACGCGGGGCTCGCCATCAAGGGCGGCGGTCACGCCATGGCCGCTGGCGTGACGCTGGCGCGGGACAGGGTCGCTGATTTCGCCGCCTTCATGAACGACATCCTCGCCGAGCCTGTCGAGCGCGTGCGCGCCGCCGATGCGCTGGTCATCGACGCGGCGCTCTCGGCGCGAGGGGTCACGCTCGACCTTCTGCGGCGGGTGGAGAAGGCCGGCCCGTTCGGACAGGGAAATCCCGAGCCACTCTTCGCCCTTCCGGAGCAGCGGATCGCCGACGCCGCGATCGTCGGCGAACACCATATCCGCGCCCGGCTGCGCGCCGACGACGGCGCCAGCGTCGACGCCATCGCCTTCCGCTGCGTGGGCGCGCCGCTGGGCGACGCGCTGCTGCGGGGGCGGGGCGAAACGTTTCATGTCGCCGCGCGCCTGTCCGCGAACAGCTTCCGGGGCGTGGAGCGGGTCGAAACCCGTCTCGTCGATCTCGCGCGGCCAACCTGA
- a CDS encoding septal ring lytic transglycosylase RlpA family protein, with protein MSPVSVVSLRRSVLFLSLASLAGCASTTAPAPRMPGVSSLSQIDPRYGVRASPRVVADGEEVPKGGGNYMVGKPYKIAGQTYVPSEKPYAAVGTASWYGSDFHGRRTANGEIFDRESISAAHPTMPLPSYARVTNLKNSRSMVVRVNDRGPYHGGRVMDVSQRVAEALDFRSAGTARLKVEWIGKANMAGDDDARLLATLRDDGEPAQLDGAAPVMVAAKQEPYRTASLAERNDAGAVELAPPRETEMTAYAAPDATATVGADAAIVPAADDIDPAATGSTRASRPKAFSVIPMPPVRPSSFGHTEAAAPKPPLRRG; from the coding sequence GTGTCGCCCGTTTCGGTCGTTTCCCTCCGCAGATCGGTCCTGTTTCTGTCTCTCGCCTCTCTGGCCGGTTGTGCGTCGACCACGGCGCCCGCGCCGCGAATGCCGGGCGTCTCCTCCCTGAGCCAGATCGACCCCCGTTACGGCGTCCGCGCCAGCCCGCGCGTCGTGGCGGACGGCGAGGAAGTGCCAAAGGGCGGCGGCAACTACATGGTCGGGAAGCCCTACAAGATCGCCGGCCAGACCTATGTGCCGAGCGAAAAGCCCTATGCGGCGGTCGGCACCGCCTCCTGGTATGGCTCGGATTTCCACGGCCGGCGGACGGCCAATGGCGAGATTTTCGACCGCGAGTCGATCTCGGCGGCGCATCCGACCATGCCGCTGCCCAGCTACGCCCGCGTCACCAATCTCAAGAATTCGCGCTCGATGGTCGTGCGCGTGAACGATCGCGGGCCCTATCACGGCGGCCGGGTGATGGACGTGTCGCAGCGCGTCGCCGAGGCGCTGGACTTCCGCTCGGCGGGAACGGCCCGTCTCAAGGTCGAATGGATCGGCAAGGCCAATATGGCCGGCGACGACGACGCAAGACTGCTGGCGACGCTGCGCGACGACGGCGAGCCCGCACAGCTGGACGGCGCGGCCCCGGTGATGGTCGCGGCGAAGCAGGAGCCTTACCGCACGGCCTCTCTTGCCGAGCGTAACGACGCCGGCGCCGTGGAGCTCGCGCCGCCGCGCGAGACCGAGATGACCGCCTATGCCGCGCCGGATGCGACAGCGACGGTCGGCGCCGACGCCGCCATCGTTCCAGCCGCCGACGACATCGACCCGGCGGCGACTGGCTCGACGCGGGCGAGCAGGCCGAAGGCCTTTTCGGTCATCCCGATGCCGCCGGTGCGGCCGTCGTCTTTCGGCCATACCGAGGCCGCTGCGCCGAAGCCGCCGCTGCGGCGGGGCTGA
- a CDS encoding D-alanyl-D-alanine carboxypeptidase family protein, translating to MASLFLLVGVTIAGAVSAQQFQTSAPQAILIDAATNTVLFEKGADELATPASTVKILTAELVFRELAEGRLKLTDQFPVSEYAWRNGGAPAGGSAMFLKVNSSASVEDLLRGLLIDSGNDAALVLAEGLAGSEEGFVVRMNKRAGELGLTKSRFGNPWGKASDDQKVTAREMARLAQHVIETYPDYYKYFGEKEFTWNNIRQQNRNPLLTMSIGADGLKTGNIEKGEFGLVGSAVQDGRRLIVAVYGAKTAKERAEEARKLLAWGFRNFEERELFKAGEAVGPAQVYGGAAGSVDLRAAKDVKVLLPRGATERLTGKIVYEGPVIAPVTEGQKIGRLEIKRGTSTVLEQPLEAREAVAEGSLSRRAFDAVYEYAAAKIHEKLAAKK from the coding sequence ATCGCTTCCCTCTTCCTGCTCGTCGGCGTGACGATCGCCGGCGCGGTTTCGGCGCAACAATTTCAGACAAGCGCTCCGCAAGCGATCCTGATCGACGCCGCCACCAACACCGTCCTATTCGAGAAGGGCGCCGACGAGCTCGCGACGCCGGCCTCGACCGTCAAGATTCTCACGGCCGAACTCGTCTTCCGCGAACTGGCCGAAGGCCGGCTCAAGCTGACCGATCAGTTTCCGGTGTCGGAATACGCCTGGCGCAACGGCGGCGCCCCCGCCGGCGGCTCGGCCATGTTTCTCAAGGTCAACAGCAGCGCCAGCGTCGAGGATCTGCTGCGCGGCCTGCTCATCGACTCCGGCAATGACGCCGCGCTGGTGCTGGCCGAGGGGCTCGCAGGCTCCGAGGAAGGCTTCGTCGTCCGCATGAACAAGCGGGCCGGGGAACTGGGGCTGACCAAGTCGCGCTTCGGCAATCCATGGGGCAAGGCCAGCGACGACCAGAAGGTGACGGCGCGCGAGATGGCCAGGCTCGCCCAGCATGTGATCGAGACCTATCCGGACTACTACAAATATTTTGGCGAGAAGGAGTTCACCTGGAACAACATCCGCCAGCAGAACCGCAATCCGCTGCTGACCATGAGCATCGGCGCCGACGGCCTGAAGACCGGCAATATCGAGAAGGGCGAGTTCGGCCTCGTCGGCTCCGCCGTGCAGGACGGCCGCCGCCTGATCGTCGCGGTTTATGGCGCCAAGACCGCCAAGGAGCGCGCCGAGGAGGCGCGCAAGCTGCTCGCCTGGGGCTTCCGCAATTTCGAGGAGCGGGAGCTGTTCAAGGCCGGCGAAGCCGTCGGGCCGGCGCAGGTCTATGGCGGCGCGGCGGGCTCGGTCGATCTGCGCGCCGCGAAGGACGTGAAAGTCCTTTTGCCGCGCGGCGCGACCGAACGGCTGACCGGCAAGATCGTCTATGAAGGGCCGGTGATTGCGCCGGTGACCGAGGGGCAGAAGATCGGCCGGCTCGAAATCAAGCGCGGGACGAGCACGGTTCTGGAGCAGCCGCTCGAGGCGCGCGAGGCGGTGGCGGAGGGCTCGCTGTCGCGCCGCGCTTTCGACGCCGTTTACGAATATGCCGCCGCCAAGATCCACGAGAAGCTGGCGGCCAAGAAATGA
- the tmk gene encoding dTMP kinase → MTEAGRFVTFEGGEGVGKSTQLDLLAAHLRARGLEVVTTREPGGTPRAEALRKVLLSGRIAPLGTLAEAALFAAARLDHVQNLIAPALARGAFVLCDRFTDSTRAYQGARGGVAPQQLALLERAAVGALRPDLTIVLDLPPGVGMNRAAERRAARGLRADRFEAEDAVFHEGLRRAFLDIAEQEPERCCVIDAGQPVDAVARAIRQLVEARFLDAQAAAAQ, encoded by the coding sequence ATGACCGAAGCAGGCCGGTTCGTCACATTCGAGGGCGGGGAGGGCGTCGGCAAGTCGACGCAGCTCGACCTCCTTGCGGCGCATCTGCGCGCGCGCGGCCTCGAAGTGGTGACGACCCGCGAGCCCGGGGGCACGCCGCGGGCCGAGGCGCTGCGCAAGGTTCTGCTCTCCGGCCGCATCGCGCCGCTGGGGACGCTGGCGGAGGCCGCGCTCTTCGCCGCGGCGCGTCTCGATCATGTGCAAAACCTCATCGCCCCGGCGCTGGCGCGCGGCGCATTCGTGCTCTGCGACCGCTTCACCGACTCGACCCGCGCCTATCAGGGCGCGCGCGGCGGCGTCGCGCCGCAGCAACTGGCCTTGCTGGAGCGGGCGGCGGTCGGCGCGCTGCGGCCCGATCTGACCATTGTTCTGGACCTGCCGCCGGGCGTCGGCATGAACCGGGCGGCCGAGCGCCGAGCGGCCCGCGGCCTGCGGGCGGACCGGTTCGAGGCCGAGGACGCCGTCTTCCACGAAGGGCTGCGCCGCGCCTTTCTCGACATCGCCGAGCAGGAGCCGGAGCGCTGCTGCGTCATCGACGCCGGCCAGCCGGTCGACGCGGTCGCCCGCGCCATTCGCCAGCTGGTGGAAGCGCGCTTCCTCGACGCGCAGGCCGCCGCCGCGCAATGA
- a CDS encoding DNA polymerase III subunit delta', translated as MSKAPVGPPESDRFDDAPHPRETLALFGHAAAERELLDAYKRNRLAQAWIIGGPEGVGKATLAWRVARFLLAHPDPAAPEVQAAETLAVPETHPAARRVATMALADIFLLRRQWNEKTKKHFTEIRVDDVREITRAFHQGSGMGGWRVAIIDSADDLNRNAANALLKLIEEPPERSLFLLVAHQPGRILPTIRSRCRKLMLGALTQDETVAAVAALGPESGGKADIAAAAARAEGSVRETLRLLGGDAMLFDTTVNRLLQSLPRVDWLGVHMLADKLTGRDNEASYETFMRALERHLDARVKTLSQGGAPPARLIGYARAWDDIRDLARETEVFNFDKKAMVLGVFDRLAKAEGN; from the coding sequence ATGAGCAAAGCCCCCGTCGGTCCGCCCGAGAGCGACCGTTTCGACGACGCGCCGCATCCGCGCGAGACGCTGGCGTTGTTTGGCCATGCCGCGGCGGAGCGGGAGCTTCTCGACGCCTACAAGCGCAACCGGCTCGCGCAGGCGTGGATCATCGGCGGGCCGGAGGGCGTCGGCAAGGCGACCCTCGCCTGGCGCGTCGCGCGGTTCCTGCTCGCCCATCCCGATCCCGCCGCGCCCGAGGTTCAGGCGGCCGAGACGCTCGCCGTGCCGGAAACGCACCCCGCCGCGCGGCGCGTGGCGACCATGGCGCTGGCCGACATCTTCCTGCTGCGCCGGCAGTGGAACGAGAAGACCAAGAAGCATTTCACCGAGATCCGCGTCGACGACGTCCGCGAGATCACGCGCGCGTTTCATCAGGGGTCCGGAATGGGCGGCTGGCGCGTCGCCATCATCGACAGCGCCGACGACCTCAACCGCAACGCCGCCAATGCGCTGCTGAAGCTCATCGAGGAGCCGCCCGAGCGCTCGCTGTTTCTGCTCGTGGCGCATCAGCCCGGCCGCATTCTGCCGACGATCCGCTCGCGCTGCCGCAAGCTGATGCTCGGCGCGCTGACACAGGACGAGACTGTCGCGGCGGTCGCGGCGCTCGGGCCGGAATCGGGCGGGAAGGCGGACATCGCCGCCGCCGCGGCCCGCGCGGAAGGCTCGGTGCGCGAGACGCTGCGACTGCTCGGGGGCGACGCCATGCTGTTCGACACGACGGTCAACCGCCTGTTGCAAAGCCTGCCACGCGTCGACTGGCTCGGCGTGCACATGCTCGCCGACAAGCTGACCGGGCGCGACAACGAAGCCTCCTATGAGACCTTCATGCGCGCGCTGGAGCGCCATCTCGACGCCCGCGTGAAAACGCTCTCGCAGGGCGGCGCGCCGCCGGCGCGGCTGATCGGCTATGCGCGGGCATGGGACGACATTCGCGACCTCGCGCGCGAGACCGAGGTGTTCAACTTCGACAAGAAGGCGATGGTGCTGGGGGTGTTCGACCGGCTGGCGAAGGCGGAGGGGAATTAG
- a CDS encoding CCA tRNA nucleotidyltransferase: MNAAAHLLDDPRLATLFAALARTGAETRVVGGAVRDALFGLPPHEIDLATTALPEAVLAAARAAGLKGVPTGIEHGTVTIVVAGTPFEVTTLREDVETDGRYAVVRFGGDFEQDAKRRDFTVNALSLTPDGQLHDYTGGLADLAQRRIRFIGDAATRIREDYLRVLRFFRFNASHGEGGFDREGLHEAIVARDNLSRLSRERIRAEMIKLLPARRAAEVMRAMSQAGIIEVLLGMGYPARLERLAAFEASRGKKGDAILRLAAFSVLTAEDADRLRDRLRLSNDEHARLVAAARTLGPLHGREAPPPVSHLREMLFLAGSRAACDALALAFAESGARADDPQWLAAAAYLDETPAPVFPIKGADLIALGVAPGRRLGTVLKSLQAKWIRAGFPRDPVVVQHLLEEAVRGKE; encoded by the coding sequence ATGAACGCAGCGGCGCATCTTCTGGACGATCCGCGCCTCGCCACGCTCTTCGCCGCGCTGGCGAGGACGGGCGCGGAAACCCGCGTCGTCGGCGGCGCCGTGCGCGACGCGCTGTTCGGCCTGCCGCCGCATGAGATCGACCTCGCCACCACCGCCTTGCCCGAGGCCGTGCTGGCGGCGGCGCGGGCGGCGGGGCTCAAGGGCGTCCCGACCGGGATCGAGCACGGGACGGTGACCATCGTCGTCGCCGGCACGCCCTTCGAGGTGACGACGCTGCGCGAGGACGTCGAGACAGACGGCCGTTACGCCGTCGTCCGCTTCGGCGGCGATTTCGAGCAGGACGCGAAGCGCCGGGATTTCACCGTCAACGCTCTTTCGCTGACGCCCGACGGCCAGCTCCACGATTACACGGGCGGGCTCGCCGATCTCGCCCAGCGGCGCATCCGCTTCATCGGCGACGCCGCGACGCGCATCCGCGAGGATTATCTGCGCGTGCTGCGCTTCTTCCGTTTCAACGCCTCGCATGGCGAAGGCGGCTTCGACCGCGAGGGGCTGCATGAGGCGATCGTCGCGCGCGACAATCTCTCCCGCCTGTCGCGCGAGCGCATCCGCGCCGAGATGATCAAGCTGCTGCCGGCGCGCCGGGCGGCGGAGGTCATGCGGGCGATGTCGCAGGCGGGCATTATCGAGGTGCTGCTGGGGATGGGCTATCCCGCGCGGCTGGAGCGGCTCGCGGCTTTCGAGGCGTCGCGCGGCAAAAAGGGCGACGCCATTCTCCGCCTCGCCGCCTTTTCCGTCCTGACGGCTGAGGACGCCGACCGGCTGCGTGACCGGCTGCGCCTGTCGAACGACGAACATGCGCGTCTCGTCGCGGCCGCGCGGACGCTGGGGCCGCTGCACGGCCGCGAAGCGCCGCCGCCTGTCTCGCATTTGCGGGAGATGCTGTTTCTGGCTGGCTCCCGCGCCGCCTGCGACGCGCTGGCGCTGGCCTTCGCCGAGAGCGGCGCGCGCGCGGACGATCCCCAATGGCTGGCGGCGGCGGCCTATCTCGACGAGACCCCGGCGCCGGTGTTCCCGATCAAGGGCGCCGATCTGATCGCGCTGGGCGTGGCGCCGGGCCGGCGGCTCGGGACAGTGCTGAAGTCGCTTCAGGCGAAGTGGATCAGGGCCGGCTTTCCGCGCGATCCGGTCGTGGTGCAGCACTTGCTGGAGGAGGCAGTGCGGGGGAAGGAATAA
- a CDS encoding DUF6111 family protein, with amino-acid sequence MWRAFLETALLFLTPFVAYVTFQLLQRRWPFVAELWHGRIVTALTIAGLLLAIGGMVTLAFTWREQGAYVPAHVENGRLVPGAFK; translated from the coding sequence ATGTGGCGCGCATTCCTCGAAACCGCCCTTCTCTTCCTTACGCCCTTTGTCGCCTATGTGACGTTCCAGCTCCTGCAACGGCGCTGGCCCTTCGTCGCGGAGCTCTGGCACGGGCGCATCGTCACGGCGCTGACCATTGCGGGGCTGCTGCTCGCGATCGGCGGGATGGTGACGCTCGCCTTCACCTGGCGCGAACAGGGCGCCTATGTGCCGGCCCATGTCGAGAACGGCCGGCTCGTGCCGGGCGCCTTCAAATGA
- a CDS encoding AAA family ATPase has protein sequence MNSINVAPSETAAAAEAAERALDHIGRARAAIGAVIFGQDEVVEQALVTILAGGHGLLVGVPGLAKTKLVETLGKALGLAEQRVQFTPDLLPADIIGSEVLEEGADRSRAFRFIKGPIFAQLLMADEINRASPRTQSALLQAMQEHHVSVAGKRYDLPQPFHVLATQNPLEQEGTYPLPEAQLDRFLLQIDVNYPDRASERRVLLETTGERTAEAVQALDAGELIEIQRLVRRLPVGDKVVDAILDLVRAARPGEGDPAIARHVSWGPGPRAAQALMLATRARALATGRLAPSLDDVAALAAPVLRHRMALNFAARREMSVADVIEKLVARIG, from the coding sequence ATGAACTCGATCAACGTCGCCCCTTCCGAAACCGCCGCCGCCGCAGAAGCGGCCGAGCGCGCTCTCGACCACATCGGGCGCGCCCGCGCCGCCATCGGGGCCGTGATCTTCGGCCAGGACGAAGTGGTCGAGCAGGCGCTCGTCACCATTCTCGCGGGCGGTCATGGCCTGCTCGTCGGCGTGCCCGGCCTCGCCAAGACGAAACTCGTCGAGACGCTGGGCAAGGCGCTGGGCCTTGCCGAGCAGCGCGTCCAGTTCACGCCCGATCTGCTCCCCGCCGACATCATCGGCTCGGAAGTGCTGGAGGAGGGGGCCGACCGCTCGCGCGCCTTTCGTTTCATCAAGGGGCCGATCTTCGCGCAGTTGCTGATGGCCGACGAGATCAACCGCGCCTCGCCGCGCACGCAGTCGGCGCTGTTGCAGGCGATGCAGGAGCATCACGTCAGCGTCGCCGGCAAGCGCTACGACCTGCCGCAGCCCTTCCATGTGCTGGCGACGCAGAACCCGCTGGAGCAGGAGGGCACCTATCCGCTGCCCGAGGCGCAGCTCGACCGGTTCCTCCTGCAGATCGACGTGAATTATCCCGATCGCGCCAGCGAACGCCGGGTCCTGCTGGAGACGACCGGCGAAAGGACCGCCGAGGCCGTGCAGGCGCTCGACGCCGGCGAGCTGATCGAGATCCAGCGGCTGGTGCGGCGCCTGCCGGTCGGCGACAAGGTTGTCGACGCCATCCTCGATCTGGTGCGCGCCGCGCGGCCGGGGGAGGGCGATCCCGCCATTGCGCGGCATGTCTCCTGGGGACCGGGACCGCGCGCCGCGCAAGCGCTGATGCTCGCGACCCGCGCCCGCGCGCTGGCGACGGGCCGCCTCGCGCCCTCGCTCGACGATGTGGCGGCGCTGGCCGCGCCGGTCCTGCGCCATCGCATGGCCCTGAATTTCGCCGCCCGCCGCGAGATGAGCGTGGCGGATGTGATCGAAAAACTGGTGGCGCGGATCGGGTGA
- a CDS encoding DUF58 domain-containing protein — translation MIRPIDTRAYDPATGAHADGAAAADLSESLPRIVNRAHEIAASVAYGVHGRRRAGLGETFWQYRPFTNGEAAQRIDWRRSARGDHLYVREREWEAAHDYFLWMDCSPSMAFASSLAQDDKLARGVTLGLALADVLVRGGERVAALGHTGLISARDVIDRLARALFDHAADAAKDELPPDAPLRPRARVVLISDFLTDLDALSARLHRYVDAGATGALLMVIDPCEESLPFSGQTLFLDTDGGPSFRAGDAAGLRAAYAKAFEAHREAVRAAARETGFLFLQHHTDRPAAEAALALAMGLHGVEEEA, via the coding sequence ATGATCCGCCCCATCGACACCCGCGCCTACGACCCCGCGACCGGCGCCCATGCCGACGGCGCGGCGGCGGCCGATCTTTCGGAAAGCCTGCCGCGCATCGTCAACCGCGCGCATGAAATCGCCGCCAGCGTCGCCTATGGCGTTCACGGCCGTCGGCGCGCAGGGCTTGGCGAAACCTTCTGGCAGTATCGCCCCTTCACCAATGGCGAGGCGGCGCAGCGCATCGACTGGCGCCGCTCGGCGCGCGGCGATCACCTCTATGTGCGCGAGCGCGAGTGGGAAGCCGCGCATGACTACTTCCTCTGGATGGACTGCTCGCCCTCCATGGCCTTCGCCTCCTCGCTGGCGCAGGACGACAAGCTCGCGCGCGGCGTGACGCTCGGCCTTGCGCTGGCCGATGTTCTGGTGCGCGGCGGCGAGCGCGTGGCGGCGCTGGGCCATACCGGCCTCATCTCCGCGCGCGACGTCATTGACCGGCTGGCGCGCGCGCTGTTCGACCACGCCGCCGACGCCGCGAAGGACGAACTGCCGCCCGACGCGCCGCTGCGACCGCGCGCCCGCGTCGTGTTGATCTCGGATTTCCTCACCGACCTCGACGCGCTGTCGGCGCGGCTGCATCGTTACGTGGACGCCGGCGCCACGGGCGCGCTGCTCATGGTCATCGACCCCTGCGAGGAAAGCCTGCCCTTCAGCGGCCAGACCCTGTTTCTCGACACCGACGGCGGCCCGTCCTTCCGCGCCGGCGACGCCGCCGGCCTGCGCGCGGCCTACGCCAAGGCCTTCGAGGCGCATCGCGAAGCGGTGCGGGCGGCGGCGCGCGAGACGGGCTTCCTGTTTCTTCAGCACCATACCGACCGCCCGGCGGCCGAAGCCGCGTTGGCGCTGGCCATGGGCCTGCATGGCGTCGAGGAGGAAGCCTGA